A genomic region of Methylobacterium durans contains the following coding sequences:
- a CDS encoding EAL domain-containing protein, whose translation MDRIFGRRSSLLALGLLGLLVLGPLAIVSPLAASLALTLVAALAALLSHRRATALTRRCDKLSAEFDVLAKRLIRLESGASPVPAAPAAEPAADAAALATGIEEVTVEIGLLSGIVRDLASVVATQDGEIARLKAEAQAPRPSPQPLPQPAPAVAAVPMPAPAAIVAVAPPVRPAALTPRPIPPLPRAPEPEDFHGPVVAVPAGAGTSHQNARESARESSLVAAFDRDGLEVHLQPVVVLPQRRVVSYEALARLRVEGELLPPEAFLPVLERHGRTTDLDRRMLQRVATIARHLAGRGSEAAVAYGLSPLSLYEPGFLRSLVRLVATESGLAGRIVVALPQASWRNLDAEQVAALAALRGRIGFTLDRPTDLRFDALSLAERGVAQIKVPADLLLRQAPGQGHLSDIAVEDLVTALARAGIRLVACAVEHEGDVPDLIDLDVPFAQGSVFAAPRAVRADVLAAPPAPPPPPADEPEPPPQRRPFRDFLRRAS comes from the coding sequence ATGGACCGGATCTTCGGCCGGCGCAGCAGCCTGTTGGCCCTGGGTCTCCTCGGGCTCCTCGTGCTGGGCCCCCTCGCGATCGTCTCGCCGCTCGCCGCTTCCCTCGCCCTGACCCTGGTGGCGGCCCTGGCCGCGCTCCTGTCCCACCGGCGGGCAACCGCGCTGACGCGGCGCTGCGACAAGCTCTCGGCCGAGTTCGACGTGCTCGCGAAGCGCCTGATCCGGCTCGAATCCGGGGCATCGCCCGTCCCGGCCGCCCCGGCCGCCGAGCCAGCCGCCGACGCGGCGGCGCTCGCCACCGGCATCGAGGAGGTGACGGTCGAGATCGGCCTCCTCAGCGGCATCGTGCGCGATCTCGCCTCCGTCGTCGCCACGCAGGACGGCGAGATCGCCCGCCTCAAGGCCGAGGCGCAGGCGCCCCGGCCAAGCCCCCAACCCCTCCCGCAGCCGGCTCCGGCCGTGGCGGCGGTGCCGATGCCGGCGCCCGCCGCCATCGTCGCGGTCGCCCCGCCCGTGCGGCCCGCCGCCCTCACGCCCCGCCCGATTCCGCCGCTGCCGCGGGCGCCGGAGCCCGAGGATTTCCACGGGCCGGTCGTCGCGGTGCCGGCGGGGGCCGGGACATCGCACCAGAATGCCCGAGAGAGTGCCCGAGAGAGTTCCCTCGTGGCGGCGTTCGACCGCGACGGGCTGGAGGTGCACCTGCAGCCCGTGGTGGTGCTGCCCCAGCGCAGAGTCGTTTCCTACGAGGCGCTGGCGCGGCTGCGCGTCGAGGGCGAATTGCTGCCGCCGGAGGCGTTCCTGCCCGTGCTGGAGCGCCACGGCCGCACCACCGACCTCGACCGCCGCATGCTGCAGCGGGTCGCCACCATCGCCCGGCACCTCGCGGGCCGCGGCAGCGAGGCGGCGGTGGCCTACGGCCTGTCGCCGCTCTCCCTCTACGAGCCCGGCTTCCTGCGCTCGCTGGTGCGCCTCGTCGCGACGGAATCCGGCCTCGCGGGGCGGATCGTGGTGGCGCTGCCGCAGGCGAGCTGGCGCAACCTCGACGCCGAGCAGGTCGCGGCGCTTGCCGCGCTGCGCGGCCGGATCGGCTTCACCCTCGACCGGCCGACCGATCTGCGCTTCGACGCCCTGTCGCTCGCCGAGCGCGGCGTCGCCCAGATCAAGGTGCCGGCCGACCTGCTGCTGCGGCAGGCGCCGGGCCAGGGCCACCTCTCCGACATCGCGGTCGAGGATCTCGTGACGGCGCTCGCCCGCGCCGGCATCCGCCTCGTCGCCTGCGCCGTCGAGCACGAGGGCGACGTGCCGGACCTGATCGACCTCGACGTGCCCTTCGCGCAGGGCAGCGTCTTCGCCGCCCCCCGTGCCGTGCGGGCGGACGTCCTCGCCGCGCCCCCCGCTCCGCCCCCGCCGCCGGCGGACGAGCCCGAGCCGCCGCCGCAGCGGCGCCCCTTCCGCGACTTCCTGCGCCGGGCGAGCTGA
- a CDS encoding TIGR01459 family HAD-type hydrolase, protein MSAPSAAAAPARSPSAIPVLSGIAGIALRYDLILCDVWGVLHDGTVGHRPAGEALIRFRGLAPEGRPRRVILVSNAPRPWPGVQRILDGYGVPREAYDAILTSGDLTRDLIARHPGARVYHLGPERDAPIFEGLDLTLVGAEAAGLVVCTGLFDDTRETEDDYAEALAAFRARGVPMICANPDLVVERDKKLIPCAGLIAAAYAKIGGEVVYAGKPYRPVYEAALEQAGALDGAGPPETARVLAIGDALRTDIAGAAAFGIPSLLVARGIHAEELGVLGEHDRLGDAAAWLARQSVHPDALIERLVW, encoded by the coding sequence ATGTCAGCCCCATCCGCCGCGGCGGCTCCGGCCCGGAGCCCGTCGGCCATCCCGGTCCTGTCCGGCATCGCCGGCATCGCGCTCCGCTACGATCTCATCCTGTGCGACGTCTGGGGCGTGCTGCACGACGGCACGGTCGGCCATCGCCCGGCGGGCGAGGCTCTGATCCGCTTCCGCGGCCTCGCGCCCGAGGGCCGGCCGCGCCGGGTGATCCTCGTCTCGAACGCGCCGCGGCCCTGGCCGGGCGTGCAGCGGATCCTCGACGGCTACGGCGTGCCGCGGGAGGCCTACGACGCGATCCTCACCTCCGGCGACCTCACCCGCGACCTCATCGCCCGTCATCCGGGCGCGCGGGTCTACCATCTCGGGCCGGAGCGGGACGCGCCGATCTTCGAGGGGCTCGACCTCACGCTCGTCGGCGCCGAGGCGGCGGGGCTCGTCGTCTGCACGGGCCTGTTCGACGACACCCGCGAGACGGAAGACGATTACGCGGAGGCCCTCGCCGCCTTCCGGGCGCGCGGGGTGCCGATGATCTGCGCCAATCCCGATCTCGTGGTCGAGCGCGACAAGAAGCTCATCCCCTGCGCGGGGCTGATCGCGGCGGCCTACGCGAAGATCGGGGGCGAGGTCGTCTACGCGGGCAAGCCCTACCGGCCGGTCTACGAGGCGGCGCTGGAGCAGGCGGGCGCCCTCGACGGCGCGGGCCCGCCGGAGACGGCCCGCGTGCTCGCCATCGGCGACGCGCTCCGCACCGACATCGCGGGGGCGGCCGCGTTCGGGATCCCGAGCCTGCTCGTCGCCCGCGGCATCCACGCGGAGGAGCTTGGCGTGCTCGGCGAGCACGACCGGCTCGGCGACGCGGCCGCCTGGCTCGCCCGCCAGAGCGTGCATCCGGACGCGCTGATCGAGCGGCTGGTCTGGTAG
- a CDS encoding protein phosphatase CheZ has product MLFARKPRETAPERTQPAVIHELVEIAEYISHLRQEIAALRANEITRDRIPMAHEELGNVLEATAGATNRIMATAEEMLSLPDDAEYRANVEGKIYEIFEACAFQDITGQRISKVVEALRQLELRLARFANAVKARDESAIDPTEAERRGRAERLLLNGPQIGGPATSQDDIDALFA; this is encoded by the coding sequence ATGCTGTTCGCACGCAAGCCGCGGGAGACGGCTCCCGAACGGACCCAGCCGGCGGTGATCCACGAGCTCGTGGAGATCGCCGAGTACATCAGCCACCTGCGCCAGGAGATCGCGGCGCTGCGGGCGAACGAGATCACCCGCGACCGCATCCCGATGGCGCACGAGGAGCTCGGCAACGTGCTCGAGGCGACGGCCGGCGCCACCAACCGGATCATGGCCACCGCCGAGGAGATGCTGTCCCTGCCCGACGACGCCGAGTACCGCGCGAATGTCGAGGGGAAGATCTACGAGATCTTCGAGGCCTGCGCTTTCCAGGACATCACCGGCCAGCGCATCTCGAAGGTGGTCGAGGCCCTGCGCCAGCTCGAATTGCGGCTCGCCCGCTTCGCGAACGCCGTGAAGGCGCGGGACGAATCCGCGATCGATCCGACCGAGGCCGAGCGCCGCGGCCGCGCCGAGCGCCTCCTCCTCAACGGGCCCCAGATCGGCGGGCCCGCCACCTCCCAGGACGACATCGACGCCCTGTTCGCCTGA
- a CDS encoding response regulator, translating to MALDLSMPILVVDDYQTMVRIIRNLLKQLGFEEVDDASDGTAALARLKSRKYGLVISDWNMEPMTGYELLRHVRADESLRTTPFIMVTAESKTENVIAAKKAGVNNYIVKPFNAATLKSKIEAVCGA from the coding sequence ATGGCCCTCGACCTCAGCATGCCGATCCTGGTCGTCGACGATTACCAGACGATGGTCCGCATCATCCGCAACCTCTTGAAGCAGCTCGGCTTCGAGGAGGTGGACGACGCCTCCGACGGCACCGCGGCGCTCGCCCGCCTGAAGAGCCGCAAGTACGGCCTCGTCATCTCCGACTGGAACATGGAGCCGATGACGGGCTACGAGCTCCTGCGCCACGTGCGGGCCGACGAGTCCCTGCGCACCACGCCCTTCATCATGGTCACCGCCGAGTCGAAGACCGAGAACGTGATCGCGGCCAAGAAGGCCGGCGTGAACAACTACATCGTGAAGCCGTTCAACGCGGCCACGCTCAAGAGCAAGATCGAGGCGGTCTGCGGGGCCTGA
- a CDS encoding bifunctional riboflavin kinase/FAD synthetase encodes MSSADEKPARSFTVCREDEPLPPHLRGAVAAIGNFDGVHRGHRVLVQAVRESAAEGGRPAVILTFEPHPRAYFAPHLPLFRLTGPGAKEVVFRHLGLDGLVVRRFDAELAGTGARDFVRRLLRDDLGLSGVVIGHDFHFGRGREGNPALLAELCREEGILCRVIPPFALPAEADPVSSSAIRAALAGGAVERANALLGYRWFVQGAVRHGDKRGRTLGYPTANIALSDCDLAHGIYAVRARLPGGRIVTGVASYGRRPTFDDGAPLLEVNLFDFAGDLYGQVLDVEFVAFIRGEERFASAEALIARMDVDAAEARAHLAEDRTPSMLEGGR; translated from the coding sequence ATGTCGTCCGCCGACGAGAAGCCCGCGCGGTCCTTCACGGTCTGCCGCGAGGACGAGCCGCTGCCCCCGCACCTGCGCGGCGCCGTCGCGGCGATCGGCAATTTCGACGGCGTGCATCGTGGGCACCGCGTCCTCGTGCAGGCGGTGCGCGAGAGTGCCGCGGAAGGCGGACGGCCCGCCGTGATCCTCACCTTCGAGCCGCACCCGCGCGCCTATTTCGCGCCGCACCTCCCCCTGTTCCGGCTGACCGGACCCGGCGCGAAGGAGGTCGTGTTCCGGCATCTCGGCCTCGACGGGCTCGTCGTGCGCCGCTTCGACGCGGAGCTCGCCGGCACCGGCGCGCGCGACTTCGTGAGGCGCCTCCTGAGGGACGATCTCGGTCTCTCGGGCGTCGTGATCGGCCACGATTTCCATTTCGGCCGCGGGCGCGAGGGCAATCCGGCCCTCCTCGCCGAACTCTGCCGCGAGGAAGGCATCCTCTGCCGCGTCATCCCGCCCTTCGCGCTGCCGGCGGAGGCGGATCCGGTCTCGTCGAGCGCGATCCGGGCGGCACTGGCCGGCGGCGCCGTCGAGCGGGCGAACGCGCTCCTCGGCTACCGCTGGTTCGTGCAGGGCGCCGTGCGCCACGGCGACAAGCGCGGGCGCACCCTCGGCTACCCGACCGCCAATATCGCGCTCAGTGATTGCGACCTCGCCCACGGCATCTACGCGGTGCGGGCGCGGCTGCCGGGCGGGCGCATCGTCACGGGCGTGGCGAGCTACGGACGGCGCCCCACCTTCGACGATGGGGCGCCGCTCCTCGAGGTCAACCTGTTCGATTTCGCGGGCGATCTCTACGGGCAGGTGCTCGACGTGGAGTTCGTCGCCTTCATCCGCGGCGAGGAGCGCTTCGCGAGCGCCGAAGCCCTGATCGCCCGCATGGACGTCGACGCGGCCGAGGCCCGCGCCCACCTCGCGGAGGACCGGACCCCGTCGATGCTGGAGGGCGGGCGCTAG
- a CDS encoding anti-sigma factor family protein, giving the protein MVDPITDSDLIAFVDGELDVMRRLEVEAHLARHPEVAARIMAEMHDSDALRAAFARLPGPGPERNLAAARRLDRSLRWRSVGARLRRAAAIAILVGAGWLAHAEVGLFGVPDTFASPIDPAFVEDAAQARQTAQLRARMASQRPTPAYDRADIEAATGIRLPDLPAGWTVRDVQVFPAHRGAGVEVAIDAGNLGDVSLFATHRKSGAREKEVVRSGDGTTAYWTVGGSTYALSGFKDATDLRQAAAGLAAEMGREKL; this is encoded by the coding sequence ATGGTCGACCCGATTACCGATTCCGATCTCATCGCCTTCGTGGACGGCGAGCTCGACGTCATGCGGCGCCTCGAGGTCGAGGCGCATCTCGCGCGCCACCCCGAGGTGGCCGCCCGCATCATGGCGGAGATGCACGACAGCGACGCCCTGCGCGCCGCCTTCGCCCGGCTGCCCGGGCCGGGTCCGGAGCGCAACCTCGCCGCGGCCCGCCGCCTCGACCGCTCGCTGCGCTGGCGCTCCGTCGGCGCCCGCCTGCGCCGCGCCGCCGCCATCGCGATCCTGGTGGGCGCCGGCTGGCTCGCCCACGCGGAGGTCGGCCTGTTCGGCGTGCCGGACACCTTCGCCTCGCCCATCGACCCCGCCTTCGTGGAGGACGCGGCGCAGGCCCGCCAGACCGCGCAGCTGCGCGCCCGCATGGCCTCGCAGCGGCCGACCCCGGCCTACGACCGGGCCGACATCGAGGCCGCCACCGGCATCCGCCTGCCGGACCTGCCCGCGGGCTGGACCGTGCGGGACGTGCAGGTCTTCCCCGCCCATCGCGGCGCGGGCGTCGAGGTCGCCATCGACGCGGGCAATCTCGGCGATGTCTCCCTGTTCGCGACGCATCGCAAGTCGGGCGCCCGCGAGAAGGAGGTCGTCCGCTCCGGCGACGGCACCACCGCCTACTGGACGGTGGGCGGCTCTACCTACGCCCTGAGCGGCTTCAAGGACGCGACCGACCTGCGCCAGGCGGCGGCCGGCCTCGCGGCCGAGATGGGCCGGGAGAAGCTCTGA
- a CDS encoding sigma-70 family RNA polymerase sigma factor produces MTSDKLKRPDIVDLLVPLRRYARALTRDTLRADDLVHDTLVRALESQATLRPSTNLRTWMMTVLHNVFIDDQRRKRVEARHADVLVQMSDEVALPAQEGQVRLAQIREAFQTLPEEQRAALHLVTIEGMAYADAAAVLGIPIGTLMSRLGRGRAALRAFEEGRPARGKPPEREGGGSERPHLRLVSPSGQPEIRGIPPHSHESRAVGEA; encoded by the coding sequence ATGACCTCCGATAAGTTGAAGCGCCCCGACATCGTCGATCTGCTGGTGCCGCTGCGGCGGTACGCGCGCGCGCTCACCCGCGACACCCTGCGGGCGGACGACCTCGTGCACGACACCCTCGTGCGCGCCCTCGAATCGCAGGCGACCCTGCGGCCGAGCACGAACCTGCGCACCTGGATGATGACGGTGCTGCACAACGTCTTCATCGACGACCAGCGCCGCAAGCGGGTCGAGGCCCGCCACGCCGACGTGCTGGTGCAGATGAGCGACGAGGTCGCCCTGCCCGCGCAGGAGGGTCAGGTCCGCCTCGCCCAGATCCGCGAAGCCTTCCAGACCCTGCCCGAGGAGCAGCGGGCGGCCCTGCATCTCGTCACGATCGAGGGCATGGCCTACGCGGATGCTGCGGCGGTGCTCGGTATCCCGATCGGAACGCTGATGTCGCGGCTCGGCCGCGGACGGGCGGCGCTCCGGGCCTTCGAGGAGGGCCGGCCCGCCCGCGGCAAGCCGCCCGAGCGGGAGGGGGGAGGCTCGGAGCGACCGCATCTGCGCCTCGTGTCGCCGAGCGGTCAGCCGGAGATCCGGGGCATCCCGCCCCACAGCCACGAGAGCCGGGCCGTCGGGGAAGCCTGA
- the ispG gene encoding flavodoxin-dependent (E)-4-hydroxy-3-methylbut-2-enyl-diphosphate synthase: protein MELTTAAAAPGTLGGTGPEIAGPAPRHRTVGVRVGEGEGAVTVGGGAPVVVQSMTNTDTADIDATVAQVAQLARVGSELVRITVDRDEAAAAVPKIRERLDRIGVHVPLVGDFHYIGHKLLSDHPACAEALAKYRINPGNVGFKEKKDTQFSTIIEQAIRYGKTVRIGANWGSLDGELLTHLMDENAKSPRPIDARAVMREAMVQSALSSAQRAEDLGLPKDRIILSAKVSAVQDLIAVYREVARRSDYAIHLGLTEAGMGSKGIVAASAAIGVLLQEGIGDTIRYSLTPEPGGDRTLEVKTSQELLQTMGFRTFVPLVAACPGCGRTTSTTFQELARDIQTWITTSMPEWKKTYPGVEGLNVAVMGCIVNGPGESKHADIGISLPGTGETPSAPVFIDGKKAMTLRGATLAKDFETIVIDYIERRFGQGARSAAE from the coding sequence ATGGAACTCACCACAGCCGCAGCCGCTCCCGGGACCCTCGGCGGAACCGGCCCCGAGATCGCAGGGCCGGCCCCCCGGCACCGCACGGTCGGCGTGCGCGTCGGCGAGGGCGAGGGCGCGGTGACCGTCGGCGGGGGCGCCCCCGTCGTCGTCCAGTCGATGACGAACACCGACACGGCGGACATCGACGCCACCGTGGCGCAGGTCGCCCAGCTCGCCCGGGTCGGCTCGGAACTCGTCCGCATCACCGTCGACCGCGACGAGGCCGCCGCCGCCGTGCCGAAGATCCGCGAGCGCCTCGACCGCATCGGCGTGCACGTGCCGCTCGTCGGCGACTTCCACTACATCGGCCACAAGCTCCTCTCCGACCATCCGGCCTGCGCCGAGGCGCTCGCCAAGTACCGGATCAACCCGGGCAATGTCGGCTTCAAGGAGAAGAAGGACACCCAGTTCTCGACGATCATCGAGCAGGCGATCCGGTACGGGAAGACCGTGCGCATCGGCGCGAACTGGGGCTCGCTCGACGGCGAACTCCTGACGCACCTGATGGACGAGAACGCGAAGTCCCCGCGGCCCATCGATGCCCGCGCGGTCATGCGCGAGGCGATGGTGCAGTCGGCCCTCTCCTCGGCCCAGCGTGCCGAGGATCTCGGCCTCCCGAAGGACCGCATCATCCTCTCGGCCAAGGTCTCGGCGGTGCAGGACCTGATCGCGGTCTACCGCGAGGTCGCCCGCCGCTCGGACTACGCGATCCATCTCGGCCTGACCGAGGCCGGCATGGGCTCGAAGGGGATCGTCGCGGCCTCGGCCGCCATCGGCGTCCTCCTGCAGGAAGGCATCGGCGACACGATCCGCTACTCGCTCACCCCCGAGCCCGGCGGCGACCGGACGCTGGAGGTGAAGACGAGCCAGGAACTCCTGCAGACGATGGGCTTCCGCACCTTCGTGCCGCTGGTGGCGGCCTGCCCCGGCTGCGGGCGCACCACCTCGACGACCTTCCAGGAGCTCGCCCGCGACATCCAGACCTGGATCACCACCTCGATGCCGGAATGGAAGAAGACCTATCCGGGGGTCGAGGGGCTGAACGTCGCCGTGATGGGCTGCATCGTGAACGGGCCCGGCGAGTCGAAGCACGCCGACATCGGCATCTCCCTGCCCGGCACCGGCGAGACCCCGAGCGCGCCGGTCTTCATCGACGGCAAGAAGGCGATGACGCTGCGCGGCGCCACCCTCGCCAAGGACTTCGAGACCATCGTCATCGACTACATCGAGCGCCGCTTCGGCCAGGGCGCCCGCAGCGCGGCGGAGTGA
- a CDS encoding potassium transporter Kup produces MTHSATPSVPAAQATAAGASGTAPVAGGPAPGEGGGALATSAGVLDSPEEGHAPASFWTLVVGSVGVVYGDIGTSPLYAFREALAPARADNILLAEEVLGTASLILWALLLIVTIKYVAILLRMDNNGEGGILSLMALARKSLGGSRLVFTLGLLGASLFYGDAVITPAISVLSAVEGLKLVTPAFENSVLPITVGIIVALFLVQSRGTSKVAAFFGPVMVVWFLALALAALPHILANPGVFWAFHPWYAVHYLLGHGSGALVALGAVFLAVTGAEALFADLGHFGRRPIQVAWLGLVAPCLVLNYLGQTALVLAKPDTTDPFYQLVPDWGLIPMVVLATLATVTASQAVITGAFSLSRQAIQLGLLPRLEIRHTSESHSGQIYLPQINLLLMIGVVVLAVLFRSSSALASAYGIAVTGTMLLTASLSFIVLWRYWRWSPIAAAAAIMPFIVVEFLFMLSNLLKVFEGGYVPLLVAGCLIVLMWTWVRGVTILFNKTRKTDVPLVELVGMLEKSPPHHVRGTAVFLTSDPEIAPAALLHNLKHNKVLHEKNVVLTVETVDTPRSNEADKVRIEPIGPHFSKVVMKFGYMEQPNIPKTLTLLRKQGFKFDIMATSFFLSRRSIRPAAHSGMPLWQDRIFITLAKNANDATDFFQIPTGRVVEVGTQVTV; encoded by the coding sequence ATGACGCATTCCGCCACACCGAGCGTCCCCGCCGCTCAAGCCACAGCCGCGGGCGCTTCCGGCACGGCCCCCGTGGCCGGCGGACCCGCGCCCGGCGAGGGCGGCGGCGCCCTCGCGACCTCGGCCGGTGTGCTGGACAGTCCCGAGGAGGGGCACGCCCCCGCGAGCTTCTGGACCCTCGTCGTCGGCTCCGTCGGCGTCGTCTACGGCGACATCGGCACGAGCCCGCTCTACGCCTTCCGCGAGGCGCTGGCGCCGGCGCGCGCCGACAACATCCTGCTCGCCGAGGAGGTGCTCGGCACCGCCTCGCTGATCCTGTGGGCCTTGCTCCTCATCGTCACGATCAAGTACGTCGCCATCCTCCTGCGGATGGACAACAACGGCGAGGGCGGCATCCTCTCGCTGATGGCGCTCGCCCGGAAGTCGCTCGGCGGCTCGCGCCTCGTCTTCACCCTCGGGCTCCTCGGCGCCTCGCTGTTCTACGGCGACGCCGTCATCACGCCCGCCATCTCCGTGCTCTCGGCGGTGGAAGGATTGAAGCTCGTCACCCCCGCCTTCGAGAACTCGGTGCTGCCGATCACGGTCGGCATCATCGTCGCGCTCTTCCTCGTGCAGAGCCGGGGCACCAGCAAGGTCGCGGCCTTCTTCGGGCCGGTCATGGTGGTGTGGTTCCTGGCGCTGGCGCTGGCCGCCCTGCCGCACATCCTCGCCAATCCCGGCGTGTTCTGGGCCTTCCACCCCTGGTACGCGGTCCACTACCTGCTCGGCCACGGCTCTGGCGCGCTGGTGGCGCTCGGCGCCGTCTTCCTGGCGGTGACGGGAGCGGAGGCGCTGTTCGCCGATCTCGGCCATTTCGGGCGGCGCCCGATCCAGGTGGCGTGGCTCGGCCTCGTCGCGCCCTGCCTCGTCCTCAACTACCTCGGCCAGACCGCGCTGGTGCTGGCGAAACCCGACACGACCGACCCGTTCTACCAGCTCGTCCCCGATTGGGGCCTGATCCCGATGGTGGTGCTGGCGACGCTGGCGACGGTGACGGCGAGCCAGGCGGTGATCACCGGCGCCTTCTCGCTCTCGCGCCAGGCGATCCAGCTCGGCCTGCTGCCGCGCCTCGAGATCCGCCACACCTCGGAATCGCATTCGGGCCAGATCTACCTGCCGCAGATCAACCTGCTCCTGATGATCGGCGTCGTGGTGCTGGCGGTGCTGTTCCGCTCCTCCTCGGCGCTGGCCTCGGCCTACGGCATCGCCGTGACCGGGACGATGCTGCTCACCGCCTCGCTCTCCTTCATCGTGCTCTGGCGCTACTGGCGCTGGTCGCCGATCGCGGCCGCTGCGGCGATCATGCCCTTCATCGTGGTCGAGTTCCTGTTCATGCTCTCGAACCTCCTCAAGGTGTTCGAGGGTGGCTACGTGCCGCTGCTCGTGGCTGGCTGCCTCATCGTGCTGATGTGGACCTGGGTGCGGGGCGTCACCATCCTGTTCAACAAGACCCGCAAGACAGACGTGCCGCTGGTCGAGCTCGTCGGCATGCTGGAGAAGAGCCCGCCCCACCACGTACGCGGCACCGCGGTGTTCCTCACGAGCGATCCCGAGATCGCGCCCGCCGCCCTCCTGCACAACCTCAAGCACAACAAGGTGCTGCACGAGAAGAACGTCGTCCTCACCGTCGAGACGGTCGACACGCCCCGCTCGAACGAGGCGGACAAGGTCCGCATCGAGCCGATCGGGCCGCATTTCTCGAAGGTCGTCATGAAGTTCGGCTACATGGAGCAGCCGAACATCCCCAAGACCCTGACCCTCCTGCGCAAGCAGGGCTTCAAGTTCGACATCATGGCGACGTCGTTCTTCCTGTCGCGCCGCTCGATCCGGCCGGCGGCGCATTCGGGCATGCCGCTCTGGCAGGACCGGATCTTCATCACGCTCGCCAAGAACGCCAACGACGCGACGGACTTCTTCCAAATCCCCACGGGCCGCGTCGTCGAGGTCGGCACGCAGGTCACGGTTTGA
- a CDS encoding (2Fe-2S)-binding protein, whose protein sequence is MIKLTVNGAERSFDGDPDMPLLWYLRDELGLTGTKFGCGQALCGACTIHLGGTAVRGCVTPVSAAEGQAVTTIEGLSPDGEHPVQAAWRELNVSQCGYCQPGQIMQAASLLKDTPQPTDAQIDEVMSGNLCRCGTYPRIRAAIHQAAGQPKSAPGAKGERL, encoded by the coding sequence ATGATCAAACTCACCGTGAACGGAGCTGAGCGCAGCTTCGACGGCGATCCCGACATGCCCCTGCTCTGGTACCTCCGGGACGAGCTGGGGCTCACCGGCACCAAGTTCGGCTGCGGTCAGGCCCTCTGCGGCGCCTGCACGATCCATCTCGGCGGCACGGCCGTGCGCGGCTGCGTCACCCCGGTCTCGGCGGCCGAGGGCCAGGCCGTGACGACGATCGAGGGCCTCTCGCCGGACGGCGAGCACCCGGTCCAGGCCGCTTGGCGCGAGCTCAACGTCTCCCAGTGCGGCTATTGCCAGCCCGGCCAGATCATGCAGGCGGCCTCCCTCCTCAAGGATACGCCGCAGCCGACCGACGCCCAGATCGACGAGGTGATGAGCGGCAACCTCTGCCGCTGCGGCACCTATCCGCGCATCCGCGCCGCCATCCACCAGGCCGCCGGCCAGCCCAAATCCGCCCCCGGAGCCAAGGGAGAGCGCCTGTGA